The following proteins come from a genomic window of Anopheles ziemanni chromosome 3, idAnoZiCoDA_A2_x.2, whole genome shotgun sequence:
- the LOC131286283 gene encoding puff-specific protein Bx42, whose protein sequence is MSLSSVLPAPTNPVWDRDDERKMKTPSMGALVSAKVAAPPYGQRKGWIPRTEADFGDGGAFPEIHVAQYPLSMGAPGNASKKSNALAVQLDQTGKVKYDAIARQGHSKDKIVYSNINQLLPAEVLAEDAEELQKPDEETISDITEKTRMALEKLTNQKIVSAMPVRAAEKQAPAQYIRYTPSQQGDAFNSGAKQRIIRMVEAQVDPMEPPRFRINKKIPRGPPSPPAPVLHSPTRKVTVKEQKEWKVPPCISNWKNAKGYTIPLDKRLAADGRGLQQVHINEKFAKMAEALYIADRKAREAVEARAQLEKKLAQKEKEKKEDMLRQMAQRARDERAGIRHPDAAGDGAAGGPSSAEIRERDEIRAERHRERARDRNLARAAPEKRSKLQRERERDISEQIALGMPAKTNLSGESQFDQRLFNTSKGMDSGYGDDEAYNVYDKPWRESGTLGQHLYRPSKALDNDAYGADLDKIVNTNRFVPDKEFSGTDRSGQAARQGPVQFEKEEDPFGLDQFLSMAKKAPKRKEDSSAGPSGSGSGSSSNRDKDRKKRRD, encoded by the exons ATGTCGCTTTCAAGTGTGCTACCTGCCCCGACGAATCCCGTATGGGATAGGGACGATGAacgcaaaatgaaaacaccatCGATGGGCGCCTTGGTAAGTGCGAAGGTTGCAGCACCTCCGTACGGACAGCGAAAAGGATGGATTCCGCGGACGGAAGCCGACTTTGGCGATGGCGGAGCTTTTCCCGAAATCCACGTCGCACAGTACCCACTAA GTATGGGTGCCCCCGGAAATGCGTCGAAGAAATCGAACGCGCTCGCAGTTCAGCTGGATCAAACGGGGAAGGTTAAGTACGATGCTATCGCTCGACAGGGACATTCCAAggataaaattgtttattcgAACATTAATCAACTGCTACCGGCCGAAGTACTGGCCGAAGATGCTGAGGAACTGCAAAAGCCCGATGAAGAGACCATCAGCGACATCACGGAAAAGACTCGCATGGCTTTGGAAAAGCTGACAAACCAGAAGATTGTTTCAGCAATGCCGGTTCGAGCTGCAGAAAAGCAGGCTCCAGCCCAGTACATCCGCTACACACCGTCACAACAAGGTGATGCGTTTAATTCCGGGGCGAAGCAGCGCATCATACGTATGGTAGAAGCGCAGGTTGATCCTATGGAACCACCTCGTTTtcgaattaataaaaaaatcccacGAGGACCACCATCACCGCCCGCACCCGTGCTGCACTCACCCACGAGGAAAGTAACGGTAAAGGAGCAGAAAGAATGGAAAGTTCCTCCCTGCATATCCAACTGGAAAAATGCCAAGGGATACACTATACCACTTGACAAGCGTCTGGCTGCCGATGGGCGTGGGTTGCAGCAGGTACATATTAACGAGAAGTTTGCCAAAATGGCCGAAGCGTTGTACATCGCCGACCGTAAGGCTCGCGAGGCCGTAGAAGCTCGAGCTCAGTTGGAGAAGAAATTGGCGCaaaaggagaaggaaaagaaggagGATATGCTTCGACAGATGGCACAGCGGGCTCGTGACGAACGTGCTGGAATTCGCCATCCGGATGCAGCGGGCGATGGTGCAGCAGGTGGACCATCCTCTGCCGAGATACGCGAAAGAGATGAAATCCGTGCCGAACGACACCGAGAGCGGGCTCGTGATCGCAACCTTGCCCGGGCTGCACCGGAAAAACGTTCCAAATTGCAGCGTGAACGCGAACGAGACATTTCTGAACAGATTGCACTGGGAATGCCTGCTAAAACAAACCTTTCCGGCGAATCACAGTTTGATCAGCGTTTGTTTAATACCTCGAAGGGTATGGACTCCGGATACGGGGACGATGAAGCGTACAACGTGTACGATAAACCCTGGCGTGAGTCTGGAACTCTTGGACAGCATCTGTACCGACCAAGCAAGGCACTGGATAACGATGCTTACGGGGCGGATCTGGACAAGATCGTTAATACTAATCGCTTCGTGCCGGACAAGGAATTCAGTGGAACGGATCGCAGTGGCCAAGCGGCGCGTCAGGGACCGGTGCAGTTCGAAAAGGAAGAGGATCCATTCGGTTTAGATCAGTTCTTGAGCATGGCCAAGAAAGCCCCGAAACGCAAGGAAGATTCTTCTGCTGGACCGAGTGGTAGTGGGAGTGGTAGTAGCAGCAATCGCGACAAGGACCGTAAGAAACGTAGGGATTAG
- the LOC131286670 gene encoding TBC1 domain family member 22B, whose translation MSSSSASTNTGGSTATADGSTSSSFWRNNSRSIPGRPTTVANRTGGGRPIGSGSSGASSSFQDYQDSVSDAWDLGDDEFCIISGVVDTRISKRASQTAALNVLKTHKSGVGGKSFANIRADTTQDFTAASDTELTLSTDHSQQCDGKAEDTECPQIENLDIQQPQRPQQYNANVPNDGVVYVNDHRLRQRFHAYPGRPQLLKLSSNVASKDVECESKYEKFSNILEAPLLNLIALKELSWSGVPRKMRAVTWRLLSGYLPTSLERRQTVLERKRVDYRKLVQQYFDADSRDESQQDTYRQIHIDVPRMNPHVSLFQQQLVQEMFERILFIWAIRHPASGYVQGINDLVTPFFIVFLQEAVGADKDLEQCQLSDLSIEQRDIIESDSFWCLSKFLDCIQDNYIFAQLGIQAKVNQLKELIQRIDGTLHRHLQTHGVDYLQFSFRWMNNLLTRELPLYCTIRLWDTYLAESDGFAVFQLYVCAAFLLHWRDQLLQEKDFQGLMLLLQNLPTHNWMDSHIGVLVAEAFRLKFTYADAPKHLETKS comes from the exons ATGAGTAGCAGTAGCGCCAGTACCAACACCGGTGGTTCCACTGCGACGGCCGATGGTTCCACTTCATCGTCGTTCTGGCGTAACAACAGTCGCTCGATACCAGGACGACCAACGACGGTCGCCAATCGCACTGGCGGAGGTCGTCCAATTGGGTCCGGATCTTCCGGGGCCAGCTCGTCCTTTCAAGACTATCAGGATTCGGTGAGCGACGCATGGGATCTGGGAGACGACGAATTTTGTATCATTTCCGGTGTCGTGGACACGCGCATATCGAAAAGAGCTTCTCAAACGGCAGCCTTGAACGTGCTAAAGACACATAAGAGTGGCGTAGGTGGCAAATCGTTTGCCAACATTCGCGCGGACACAACACAGGACTTCACCGCCGCTTCAGACACGGAGTTAACTTTATCAACGGATCATAGTCAGCAATGCGACGGAAAAGCGGAGGATACAGAATGTCCGCAAATAGAGAATCTAGACATTCAGCAACCACAGCGTCCACAGCAATACAACGCAAATGTGCCGAATGATGGGGTGGTTTATGTGAATGATCATCG CTTACGGCAAAGGTTTCACGCATACCCTGGACGTCCCCAGCTGTTGAAGCTTTCCTCAAACGTAGCCTCAAAGGATGTAGAGTGTGAATCAAAGTATGAAAAGTTTAGTAACATCCTCGAAGCGCCGCTCCTGAACCTCATAGCGCTAAAGGAACTGAGCTGGTCGGGAGTACCGCGAAAGATGCGGGCAGTGACCTGGCGGCTTCTGTCCGGCTATTTGCCTACCAGTCTGGAACGCCGACAGACCGTGCTGGAGCGCAAACGGGTTGACTATCGGAAGCTAGTGCAGCAGTACTTCGATGCGGACAGTCGTGACGAAAGTCAGCAGGACACGTACCGTCAGATTCATATCGACGTGCCGCGAATGAATCCACACGTATCGCTATTTCAGCAGCAGCTTGTGCAGGAGATGTTTGAACGGATACTATTCATTTGGGCCATCCGACATCCGGCTTCTGGGTATGTGCAGGGCATCAACGATTTAGTGACGCCATTCTTCATCGTCTTCCTGCAAGAAGCCGTGGGAGCTG ATAAAGATTTGGAGCAGTGCCAACTGAGTGATCTCAGCATCGAGCAGCGCGATATTATCGAATCCGACTCGTTTTGGTGTTTGTCCAAGTTTCTTGATTGTATCCAGGATAATTACATATTCGCCCAGCTCGGCATACAGGCGAAGGTGAACCAGTTGAAGGAGCTTATCCAACGCATCGATG GTACGCTACATCGCCACCTGCAAACGCACGGCGTCGACTATCTACAGTTCTCCTTCCGCTGGATGAACAATCTTCTCACCCGCGAACTGCCACTCTACTGTACCATCCGTCTGTGGGACACATATTTGGCCGAATCGGACGGCTTTGCCGTGTTTCAGCTCTACGTTTGTGCTGCCTTTTTGCTTCACTGGCGTGATCAGTTATTGCAGGAAAAGGATTTCCAG GGACTTATGCTATTGCTGCAAAACCTGCCAACACACAACTGGATGGATTCGCATATCGGTGTGCTGGTGGCAGAAGCGTTTCGCTTAAAGTTCACCTACGCCGATGCGCCAAAGCATCTCGAGACCAAAAGTTGA
- the LOC131286045 gene encoding uncharacterized protein LOC131286045: MASETNSLPSVAGNLGKAAEIVQDPVRPQPQPDDTCQDKFHKVLSAFLNRGFKINNDVYLEMIISHLSGKYCVDHRKMVKSAEVFHWLETTLKQWESDKPPATDIAAFTLQLLAMIVENEWDFARIQNGSRMLDRFQQCIQSNGKMQNPSIKLGHVLVLKAISGHAMGMAWIKQSGSWRICLDYYNGYQTIYITRETSLFIYEVLERFCVMGDYDEVKEIIRTILSPLIDCVWKSPEQDDAVLVNDYHSQKIISPLLNLMQTLFRKIIESKQRTRVAYFILYTYKFERNLWKFTDTMHDHTYLTKIWQTHIFANCARLCTMEIPPDDTVAVDLTFDRYTINFLNYVNFSIRRGNVQNVMLMAETHHSLWRILGERAPEEVVLKNQSIRFGDQILLLQLFPVVYEMQCLGSKELPDYIEKFCTKLYDIACEFTIRLIYACRDIFQAYNLNVTELACKSIQGIVTTHKLPRPRAIIAFQAFVYLLKEFLPDMCCSVEGQKIDCGNTDLILSKPNLLSAIINGLMSLIENYKITWKECIESTTVVNFMLNLLTNPNLPSRLVVLALKLTQISIEHFLAPNLALLMDNISGSGLEHVGHIIYKRLHDLSWEARDSALELLASIVSISEIKFPAFQKHILDCDIIPVVEAAAKNDTEAYVRASALRCLTLMVKIRLLWEHSLSKLSLMNHLIDVIDNESEGIVRREAVNTVREIYANHKIQPQCLDSVFSVLAYAAANDLYWEVKVNALQFWRLVMCRQFQHQGMIDGTFPSVTFSKEHKKIVTLTDREIQTRLMKVLNELSLRGCLGVLLACLGDDCDLGVVKETIAIINKLMSHLNKYNFLDYYQNLAGSPPNSVSSTASSTPVGSTQQPSGRVSVIDTNYAEVKPPERSSFGAGVSLSGSSWNTDSSTSTVSSGGTPLSQRRNDADYNSGNVACNTANADEIIDSIVNLNDMNLLSVTYNPNVTTVATTYVRQQQADDCGCDAIHRHTDLFRQYAAVSAEAFLSRVRTLDLAAIIASRQQWLENTESFSSLLDDVLFSYYAAEVNDADCY, translated from the exons ATGGCTAGCGAAACGAATTCATTGCCATCGGTTGCCGGCAATTTAGGAAAGGCTGCCGAAATTGTACAGGACCCGGTACGACCGCAACCGCAGCCGGATGATACATGCCAGGACAAGTTTCACAAGGTGCTAAGTGCGTTCCTAAATCGAGGCTTCAAGATCAACAATGATGTCTATCTAGAGATGATTATCAGCCACCTATCCGGAAAATACTGCGTCG ACCATCGCAAGATGGTAAAGTCTGCCGAAGTATTCCATTGGCTTGAAACCACCCTGAAGCAGTGGGAAAGTGATAAACCTCCGGCCACTGACATTGCCGCCTTTACATTGCAACTGCTGGCGATGATTGTCGAAAATGAGTGGGACTTTGCACGGATCCAAAACGGGAGCCGCATGCTCGACCGTTTTCAGCAATGCATTCAAAGCAatggaaaaatgcaaaacccTTCCATCAAGCTCGGTCACGTGCTGGTTTTGAAGGCAATTTCAGGCCACGCCATGGGTATGGCCTGGATAAAGCAATCGGGATCATGGAGGATTTGCCTGGATTACTACAACGGCTACCAGACGATCTACATCACTCGCGAAACGTCGCTTTTCATCTACGAGGTCCTTGAGCGCTTCTGTGTGATGGGCGACTACGACGAGGTGAAGGAAATCATTCGTACCATCTTGTCGCCGCTGATCGATTGCGTGTGGAAAAGCCCTGAGCAGGATGATGCTGTGTTGGTCAACGATTATCACTCTCAGAAGATCATCTCACCGTTGCTGAATCTTATGCAAACACTGTTCCGAAAGATCATCGAGTCAAAACAACGCACCCGGGTGGCCTACTTCATTCTGTATACATACAAGTTCGAGCGCAATCTGTGGAAATTCACCGATACGATGCACGATCACACGTACCTGACCAAAATTTGGCAGACGCATATCTTTGCCAACTGCGCCAGGCTATGCACGATGGAAATTCCTCCGGATGACACCGTAGCAGTTGATCTGACGTTTGATCGGTATACGATTAATTTTCTGAACTACGTAAACTTCTCCATCCGCCGTGGCAATGTGCAGAACGTGATGCTGATGGCGGAAACGCACCACTCCCTGTGGCGCATTCTGGGTGAGCGGGCGCCGGAAGAAGTCGTCCTGAAAAATCAAAGCATCCGATTCGGCGATCAGATCCTTTTGCTGCAGCTCTTTCCCGTTGTGTACGAGATGCAGTGCTTGGGCTCAAAGGAGCTGCCGGACTATATCGAAAAGTTCTGCACGAAGCTGTATGATATTGCGTGCGAGTTTACAATCCGTCTGATCTACGCCTGCCGGGACATATTCCAGGCGTACAATCTGAACGTGACGGAGTTGGCGTGCAAATCGATACAGGGAATTGTCACCACACACAAACTCCCTCGTCCTCGCGCGATTATCGCCTTTCAGGCGTTCGTGTACCTGTTGAAGGAGTTCCTACCGGACATGTGCTGCTCGGTAGAGGGACAGAAAATTGACTGCGGTAATACGGACCTCATTCTCAGCAAACCTAACCTCCTCTCTGCCATCATTAACGGGCTGATGTCACTGattgaaaactataaaattacCTGGAAGGAATGCATCGAATCGACGACGGTCGTTAACTTTATGCTGAATTTGCTCACCAATCCCAACCTACCATCGAGG CTGGTGGTACTAGCCCTGAAGCTGACGCAAATTTCGATCGAACACTTCCTGGCACCGAATCTGGCACTGCTGATGGACAATATTAGTGGATCAGGATTGGAGCATGTAGGCCACATTATCTACAAACGGCTGCATGATTTAAGCTGGGAAGCACGAGATTCGGCCCTGGAACTGTTGGCTTCCATAGTCAGCATTTCGGAAATCA AATTTCCTGCCTTCCAAAAGCATATTCTCGATTGTGATATCATCCCTGTAGTGGAAGCCGCGGCAAAGAATGACACCGAGGCGTACGTTCGTGCATCGGCCCTGCGTTGTTTGACGCTTATGGTCAAGATACGCCTGTTGTGGGAACACTCCCTATCCAAGCTGTCGCTAATG AACCATCTAATAGACGTGATAGACAACGAAAGCGAAGGTATTGTACGGCGCGAAGCGGTAAACACGGTCCGGGAAATCTACGCCAATCACAAAATTCAACCTCAATGTTTGGACAGCGTTTTCTCTGTTTTGGCGTACGCCGCCGCCAATGACCTATACTGGGAGGTAAAAGTTAATGCATTGCAATTTTGGCGCTTGGTTATGTGCCGTCAGTTTCAGCACCAGGGAATGATCGATGGCACCTTCCCGTCGGTAACTTTCTCCAAGGAGCACAAGAAGATCGTCACCCTGACAGATCGTGAAATTCAAACGCGGCTCATGAAGGTACTGAATGAACTCTCCCTCCGGGGATGTCTGGGGGTGCTGTTGGCCTGCCTCGGCGACGACTGTGATCTGGGTGTGGTCAAGGAAACGATAGCCATCATCAACAAGCTGATGTCGCACTTGAACAAGTACAACTTTCTCGACTACTACCAGAATCTCGCCGGATCTCCTCCCAACTCAGTGTCATCGACGGCTTCATCTACGCCGGTAGGATCGACGCAGCAACCATCCGGACGGGTGTCGGTAATCGATACAAACTACGCCGAAGTAAAACCTCCCGAGCGATCTTCGTTCGGTGCTGGAGTGTCGCTAAGTGGTTCATCATGGAACACCGACAGTTCAACAAGCACCGTCTCATCCGGTGGGACACCTCTTTCGCAGCGGCGCAACGATGCCGACTACAACAGCGGCAACGTGGCCTGTAATACGGCCAACGCGGACGAGATCATCGACTCGATCGTCAATCTCAACGACATGAACTTACTTTCCGTTACGTACAATCCAAACGTAACGACCGTAGCGACTACGTACGTGCGCCAGCAGCAGGCCGATGATTGTGGGTGCGATGCAATCCACCGGCATACCGATCTGTTTCGCCAGTATGCAGCCGTCAGTGCTGAGGCTTTTCTGAGCCGTGTTAGGACTCTCGATTTAGCTGCGATCATCGCGAGCCGGCAGCAATGGTTGGAAAATACGGAAAGTTTCAGTTCGCTGTTAGACGATGTTCTATTTTCCTACTACGCTGCCGAAGTTAATGATGCCGATTGTTACTAA